Proteins co-encoded in one Ictalurus furcatus strain D&B chromosome 9, Billie_1.0, whole genome shotgun sequence genomic window:
- the eno4 gene encoding enolase 4 isoform X10, translated as MSFKGFVSCNSRISKEDKEFYELKNRAAEFYRANGVPQKLETVLNEMFCAKPDDVYGYLANYFSSFSHTPVISAVVGREVYDGRGEAALQVDVYCVVRNEEKLVSNAVVTSMESDVMEIWNVAPNGNHPQASVSVALEWIRDQLSSMLHGFNPTHQTYLDKLLSDYYMARYLEDQESHNIEKQGEEEEKSETTTDTATACAPASSKDMKKGDKGKKGSATEKPLPPPEKPEPMLPGAMVVGALSMAAAKSAASLAAIPLYKHILTLRDLQALRVFMPMPLVSVLSCGKASTGKLNLLEEVILLPTVPYRTREIIDMCRDVQREIRRIAVTTAGKSGPALEGVSEGGAIQLGLERAEQALDLLTEACSNLGLPMGTELRLVINCAAHRLVDYSRGKYEVMAGTMKSPDELVDMFVGLINKYPAIGALIDPFRKEDVEQWQQLNSLIGQSCCLIADAAYRPCPRWKEAKPLPPGVTWITLRHRSDMTLTDLLHAVTERTEGETILAVSNEEIGDDSTIDVAVGTGVSFIKLGGPTGGWRMNKYNRLHRIEQELEEQGILGLSAASRVSFCPVLLYILEGRPVLGDVAVVLHFLHLLMMAFLVFHENPTDTAGLYLGLIRIISLMRAVWQFHSEHCHIPNYKMAWTRIQPGYCNFFEFFPIFHLIFIRCNFTLRVEKVLT; from the exons ATGTCTTTTAAAGGCTTTGTGAGCTGCAACAGCAGAATATCAAAGGAGGATAAAGAGTTTTATGAGTTAAAGAACAGAGCAGCGGAGTTTTACAGAGCAAACGGCGTGCCGCAGAAGCTTGAAACGGttttaaatgagatgttttgTGCAAAGCCGGATGATGTTTATGGATATCTG gCAAACTACTTCTCCAGCTTCTCTCACACACCTGTGATTAGTGCAGTAGTGGGCAGAGAGGTGTATGATGGCAGGGGGGAAGCAGCATTGCAGGTGGATGTTTACTGCGTCGTCAGGAATGAAGAGAAG tTAGTCAGTAATGCAGTGGTTACTAGTATGGAAAGTGATGTCATGGAGATATGGAATGTGGCTCCCAACGGTAACCATCCTCAAGCATCCGTATCGGTGGCACTGGAGTGGATCAGAGATCAGCTGAGCTCCATGTTGCATGGCTTTAACCCCACCCACCAAACATACCTGGACAAATTGCTCAg tgaTTACTACATGGCCCGTTACCTTGAGGACCAAGAGAGTCATAACATAGAAAAGCAAGGCGAGGAAGAAGAGAAGTCTGAAACAACAACTGACACTGCAACCGCTTGTGCACCTGCTTCAAGCAAAGACATGAAGAAAGGAGATAAAG GTAAGAAAGGCAGTGCCACAGAGAAGCCGCTGCCTCCTCCTGAGAAACCGGAACCTATGTTGCCAGGGGCGATGGTAGTTGGTGCTCTGTCAATGGCAGCAGCCAAATCTGCAGCGAGCCTCGCAGCCATACCGCTCTATAAACACATCCTCACTCTCAGAGACCTACag GCtctaagagtgttcatgcccaTGCCGCTGGTATCAGTCTTAAGTTGTGGAAAAGCGTCAACTGGAAAGCTCAACCTGCTAGAGGAGGTCATCCTGCTGCCCACTGTACCATACAGAACCagagag ATCATTGACATGTGCCGTGACGTTCAGAGAGAGATAAGGAGAATAGCCGTTACTACAGCGGGGAAATCAGGG ccTGCATTAGAAGGTGTTTCAGAAGGTGGCGCTATTCAGCTTGGGCTCGAACGCGCAGAACAAGCGCTCGATCTGTTGACGGAGGCGTGCTCAAACCTGGGCCTGCCGATGGGCACAGAGCTCCGGCTGGTGATAAACTGCGCTGCTCATAGACTCGTCGACTAT TCCAGAGGAAAATACGAGGTGATGGCGGGGACTATGAAGTCTCCGGATGAGCTGGTGGACATGTTTGTGGGATTGATTAATAAATATCCAGCCATCGGGGCCCTTATCGACCCGTTCAGGAAAGAG GATGTGGAACAGTGGCAGCAGCTGAACTCTCTTATTGGACAGTCTTGCTGCCTAATTGCAGATGCAGCATACAGGCCCTGCCCTCGCTGGAAGGAGGCAAAGCCCCTCCCCCCAGGGGTCACGTGGATCACTCTTAGGCACAGAAGTGACATGACCCTCACTGACCTCCTCCATGCCGTCACAGAGCGAACAG aagGGGAGACCATTCTAGCAGTGAGCAATGAGGAGATTGGTGATGACTCCACGATAGATGTG gctgtaGGCACGGGTGTATCATTCATTAAGCTGGGTGGGCCGACTGGAGGGTGGAGGATGAACAAGTACAACCGTTTGCACAGGATAGAGCAGGAGCTGGAAGAACAAGGCATTCTGG GTCTCTCGGCAGCCTCCCGGGTAAGTTTTTGTCCCgtccttttgtacattttggagggacgtcctgttcttggtgatgtcgctgtggtgctccattttctccacttgttgatgatggcctttctggtgttccatg AAAATCCCACCGatacagctggtctttatttggggttaatcagaataatttcctTAATGAGAGCTGTATGGCAAtttcattctgaacactgccacatccccaattataaaatgGCGTGGACACGTATACAACctggttattgtaacttttttgaattttttcctattttccacttaatttttatacgttgtaatttcacactgagggtggaaaaggttctgacatga
- the eno4 gene encoding enolase 4 isoform X9: MSFKGFVSCNSRISKEDKEFYELKNRAAEFYRANGVPQKLETVLNEMFCAKPDDVYGYLANYFSSFSHTPVISAVVGREVYDGRGEAALQVDVYCVVRNEEKLVSNAVVTSMESDVMEIWNVAPNGNHPQASVSVALEWIRDQLSSMLHGFNPTHQTYLDKLLSDYYMARYLEDQESHNIEKQGEEEEKSETTTDTATACAPASSKDMKKGDKGKKGSATEKPLPPPEKPEPMLPGAMVVGALSMAAAKSAASLAAIPLYKHILTLRDLQALRVFMPMPLVSVLSCGKASTGKLNLLEEVILLPTVPYRTRECVTLKAESTAIQRNKIIDMCRDVQREIRRIAVTTAGKSGPALEGVSEGGAIQLGLERAEQALDLLTEACSNLGLPMGTELRLVINCAAHRLVDYSRGKYEVMAGTMKSPDELVDMFVGLINKYPAIGALIDPFRKEDVEQWQQLNSLIGQSCCLIADAAYRPCPRWKEAKPLPPGVTWITLRHRSDMTLTDLLHAVTERTEGETILAVSNEEIGDDSTIDVAVGTGVSFIKLGGPTGGWRMNKYNRLHRIEQELEEQGILGLSAASRVSFCPVLLYILEGRPVLGDVAVVLHFLHLLMMAFLVFHENPTDTAGLYLGLIRIISLMRAVWQFHSEHCHIPNYKMAWTRIQPGYCNFFEFFPIFHLIFIRCNFTLRVEKVLT; this comes from the exons ATGTCTTTTAAAGGCTTTGTGAGCTGCAACAGCAGAATATCAAAGGAGGATAAAGAGTTTTATGAGTTAAAGAACAGAGCAGCGGAGTTTTACAGAGCAAACGGCGTGCCGCAGAAGCTTGAAACGGttttaaatgagatgttttgTGCAAAGCCGGATGATGTTTATGGATATCTG gCAAACTACTTCTCCAGCTTCTCTCACACACCTGTGATTAGTGCAGTAGTGGGCAGAGAGGTGTATGATGGCAGGGGGGAAGCAGCATTGCAGGTGGATGTTTACTGCGTCGTCAGGAATGAAGAGAAG tTAGTCAGTAATGCAGTGGTTACTAGTATGGAAAGTGATGTCATGGAGATATGGAATGTGGCTCCCAACGGTAACCATCCTCAAGCATCCGTATCGGTGGCACTGGAGTGGATCAGAGATCAGCTGAGCTCCATGTTGCATGGCTTTAACCCCACCCACCAAACATACCTGGACAAATTGCTCAg tgaTTACTACATGGCCCGTTACCTTGAGGACCAAGAGAGTCATAACATAGAAAAGCAAGGCGAGGAAGAAGAGAAGTCTGAAACAACAACTGACACTGCAACCGCTTGTGCACCTGCTTCAAGCAAAGACATGAAGAAAGGAGATAAAG GTAAGAAAGGCAGTGCCACAGAGAAGCCGCTGCCTCCTCCTGAGAAACCGGAACCTATGTTGCCAGGGGCGATGGTAGTTGGTGCTCTGTCAATGGCAGCAGCCAAATCTGCAGCGAGCCTCGCAGCCATACCGCTCTATAAACACATCCTCACTCTCAGAGACCTACag GCtctaagagtgttcatgcccaTGCCGCTGGTATCAGTCTTAAGTTGTGGAAAAGCGTCAACTGGAAAGCTCAACCTGCTAGAGGAGGTCATCCTGCTGCCCACTGTACCATACAGAACCagagag TGTGTTACACTGAAAGCTGAAAGCACTGCAATCCAGAGAAATAAA ATCATTGACATGTGCCGTGACGTTCAGAGAGAGATAAGGAGAATAGCCGTTACTACAGCGGGGAAATCAGGG ccTGCATTAGAAGGTGTTTCAGAAGGTGGCGCTATTCAGCTTGGGCTCGAACGCGCAGAACAAGCGCTCGATCTGTTGACGGAGGCGTGCTCAAACCTGGGCCTGCCGATGGGCACAGAGCTCCGGCTGGTGATAAACTGCGCTGCTCATAGACTCGTCGACTAT TCCAGAGGAAAATACGAGGTGATGGCGGGGACTATGAAGTCTCCGGATGAGCTGGTGGACATGTTTGTGGGATTGATTAATAAATATCCAGCCATCGGGGCCCTTATCGACCCGTTCAGGAAAGAG GATGTGGAACAGTGGCAGCAGCTGAACTCTCTTATTGGACAGTCTTGCTGCCTAATTGCAGATGCAGCATACAGGCCCTGCCCTCGCTGGAAGGAGGCAAAGCCCCTCCCCCCAGGGGTCACGTGGATCACTCTTAGGCACAGAAGTGACATGACCCTCACTGACCTCCTCCATGCCGTCACAGAGCGAACAG aagGGGAGACCATTCTAGCAGTGAGCAATGAGGAGATTGGTGATGACTCCACGATAGATGTG gctgtaGGCACGGGTGTATCATTCATTAAGCTGGGTGGGCCGACTGGAGGGTGGAGGATGAACAAGTACAACCGTTTGCACAGGATAGAGCAGGAGCTGGAAGAACAAGGCATTCTGG GTCTCTCGGCAGCCTCCCGGGTAAGTTTTTGTCCCgtccttttgtacattttggagggacgtcctgttcttggtgatgtcgctgtggtgctccattttctccacttgttgatgatggcctttctggtgttccatg AAAATCCCACCGatacagctggtctttatttggggttaatcagaataatttcctTAATGAGAGCTGTATGGCAAtttcattctgaacactgccacatccccaattataaaatgGCGTGGACACGTATACAACctggttattgtaacttttttgaattttttcctattttccacttaatttttatacgttgtaatttcacactgagggtggaaaaggttctgacatga
- the eno4 gene encoding enolase 4 isoform X2, translating to MSKTLPCMSLDWGRKPEYPEETPIARGEHANSTHTEQRWESKPRPWRCEANVLTTKPPCALRAPSHNLEMPISLQCMSLDWGRKPEYPEVTPVTWGEHANSVHIGRRWDSNPLPRRCEANANYFSSFSHTPVISAVVGREVYDGRGEAALQVDVYCVVRNEEKLVSNAVVTSMESDVMEIWNVAPNGNHPQASVSVALEWIRDQLSSMLHGFNPTHQTYLDKLLSDYYMARYLEDQESHNIEKQGEEEEKSETTTDTATACAPASSKDMKKGDKGKKGSATEKPLPPPEKPEPMLPGAMVVGALSMAAAKSAASLAAIPLYKHILTLRDLQALRVFMPMPLVSVLSCGKASTGKLNLLEEVILLPTVPYRTRECVTLKAESTAIQRNKIIDMCRDVQREIRRIAVTTAGKSGPALEGVSEGGAIQLGLERAEQALDLLTEACSNLGLPMGTELRLVINCAAHRLVDYSRGKYEVMAGTMKSPDELVDMFVGLINKYPAIGALIDPFRKEDVEQWQQLNSLIGQSCCLIADAAYRPCPRWKEAKPLPPGVTWITLRHRSDMTLTDLLHAVTERTEGETILAVSNEEIGDDSTIDVAVGTGVSFIKLGGPTGGWRMNKYNRLHRIEQELEEQGILASRVSFCPVLLYILEGRPVLGDVAVVLHFLHLLMMAFLVFHENPTDTAGLYLGLIRIISLMRAVWQFHSEHCHIPNYKMAWTRIQPGYCNFFEFFPIFHLIFIRCNFTLRVEKVLT from the exons ATGTCAAAGAcactaccgtgcatgtctttggactgggggaggaaaccggagtacccggaggaaacccccatagcacggggagaacatgcaaactccacacacacagagcaacggtgggaatcaaaaccccgaccctggaggtgtgaggcgaacgtgctaaccactaagccaccgtgcgccctcagGGCACCatcacacaatttggaaatgccaatcagcctacaatgcatgtctttggactgggggaggaaaccggagtacccggaggtaACCCCTgtaacatggggagaacatgcaaactccgtgcacatagggcggaggtgggattcgaaccccctaccccggaggtgtgaggcgaat gCAAACTACTTCTCCAGCTTCTCTCACACACCTGTGATTAGTGCAGTAGTGGGCAGAGAGGTGTATGATGGCAGGGGGGAAGCAGCATTGCAGGTGGATGTTTACTGCGTCGTCAGGAATGAAGAGAAG tTAGTCAGTAATGCAGTGGTTACTAGTATGGAAAGTGATGTCATGGAGATATGGAATGTGGCTCCCAACGGTAACCATCCTCAAGCATCCGTATCGGTGGCACTGGAGTGGATCAGAGATCAGCTGAGCTCCATGTTGCATGGCTTTAACCCCACCCACCAAACATACCTGGACAAATTGCTCAg tgaTTACTACATGGCCCGTTACCTTGAGGACCAAGAGAGTCATAACATAGAAAAGCAAGGCGAGGAAGAAGAGAAGTCTGAAACAACAACTGACACTGCAACCGCTTGTGCACCTGCTTCAAGCAAAGACATGAAGAAAGGAGATAAAG GTAAGAAAGGCAGTGCCACAGAGAAGCCGCTGCCTCCTCCTGAGAAACCGGAACCTATGTTGCCAGGGGCGATGGTAGTTGGTGCTCTGTCAATGGCAGCAGCCAAATCTGCAGCGAGCCTCGCAGCCATACCGCTCTATAAACACATCCTCACTCTCAGAGACCTACag GCtctaagagtgttcatgcccaTGCCGCTGGTATCAGTCTTAAGTTGTGGAAAAGCGTCAACTGGAAAGCTCAACCTGCTAGAGGAGGTCATCCTGCTGCCCACTGTACCATACAGAACCagagag TGTGTTACACTGAAAGCTGAAAGCACTGCAATCCAGAGAAATAAA ATCATTGACATGTGCCGTGACGTTCAGAGAGAGATAAGGAGAATAGCCGTTACTACAGCGGGGAAATCAGGG ccTGCATTAGAAGGTGTTTCAGAAGGTGGCGCTATTCAGCTTGGGCTCGAACGCGCAGAACAAGCGCTCGATCTGTTGACGGAGGCGTGCTCAAACCTGGGCCTGCCGATGGGCACAGAGCTCCGGCTGGTGATAAACTGCGCTGCTCATAGACTCGTCGACTAT TCCAGAGGAAAATACGAGGTGATGGCGGGGACTATGAAGTCTCCGGATGAGCTGGTGGACATGTTTGTGGGATTGATTAATAAATATCCAGCCATCGGGGCCCTTATCGACCCGTTCAGGAAAGAG GATGTGGAACAGTGGCAGCAGCTGAACTCTCTTATTGGACAGTCTTGCTGCCTAATTGCAGATGCAGCATACAGGCCCTGCCCTCGCTGGAAGGAGGCAAAGCCCCTCCCCCCAGGGGTCACGTGGATCACTCTTAGGCACAGAAGTGACATGACCCTCACTGACCTCCTCCATGCCGTCACAGAGCGAACAG aagGGGAGACCATTCTAGCAGTGAGCAATGAGGAGATTGGTGATGACTCCACGATAGATGTG gctgtaGGCACGGGTGTATCATTCATTAAGCTGGGTGGGCCGACTGGAGGGTGGAGGATGAACAAGTACAACCGTTTGCACAGGATAGAGCAGGAGCTGGAAGAACAAGGCATTCTGG CCTCCCGGGTAAGTTTTTGTCCCgtccttttgtacattttggagggacgtcctgttcttggtgatgtcgctgtggtgctccattttctccacttgttgatgatggcctttctggtgttccatg AAAATCCCACCGatacagctggtctttatttggggttaatcagaataatttcctTAATGAGAGCTGTATGGCAAtttcattctgaacactgccacatccccaattataaaatgGCGTGGACACGTATACAACctggttattgtaacttttttgaattttttcctattttccacttaatttttatacgttgtaatttcacactgagggtggaaaaggttctgacatga
- the eno4 gene encoding enolase 4 isoform X3, with product MSKTLPCMSLDWGRKPEYPEETPIARGEHANSTHTEQRWESKPRPWRCEANVLTTKPPCALRAPSHNLEMPISLQCMSLDWGRKPEYPEVTPVTWGEHANSVHIGRRWDSNPLPRRCEANANYFSSFSHTPVISAVVGREVYDGRGEAALQVDVYCVVRNEEKLVSNAVVTSMESDVMEIWNVAPNGNHPQASVSVALEWIRDQLSSMLHGFNPTHQTYLDKLLSDYYMARYLEDQESHNIEKQGEEEEKSETTTDTATACAPASSKDMKKGDKGKKGSATEKPLPPPEKPEPMLPGAMVVGALSMAAAKSAASLAAIPLYKHILTLRDLQALRVFMPMPLVSVLSCGKASTGKLNLLEEVILLPTVPYRTREIIDMCRDVQREIRRIAVTTAGKSGPALEGVSEGGAIQLGLERAEQALDLLTEACSNLGLPMGTELRLVINCAAHRLVDYSRGKYEVMAGTMKSPDELVDMFVGLINKYPAIGALIDPFRKEDVEQWQQLNSLIGQSCCLIADAAYRPCPRWKEAKPLPPGVTWITLRHRSDMTLTDLLHAVTERTEGETILAVSNEEIGDDSTIDVAVGTGVSFIKLGGPTGGWRMNKYNRLHRIEQELEEQGILGLSAASRVSFCPVLLYILEGRPVLGDVAVVLHFLHLLMMAFLVFHENPTDTAGLYLGLIRIISLMRAVWQFHSEHCHIPNYKMAWTRIQPGYCNFFEFFPIFHLIFIRCNFTLRVEKVLT from the exons ATGTCAAAGAcactaccgtgcatgtctttggactgggggaggaaaccggagtacccggaggaaacccccatagcacggggagaacatgcaaactccacacacacagagcaacggtgggaatcaaaaccccgaccctggaggtgtgaggcgaacgtgctaaccactaagccaccgtgcgccctcagGGCACCatcacacaatttggaaatgccaatcagcctacaatgcatgtctttggactgggggaggaaaccggagtacccggaggtaACCCCTgtaacatggggagaacatgcaaactccgtgcacatagggcggaggtgggattcgaaccccctaccccggaggtgtgaggcgaat gCAAACTACTTCTCCAGCTTCTCTCACACACCTGTGATTAGTGCAGTAGTGGGCAGAGAGGTGTATGATGGCAGGGGGGAAGCAGCATTGCAGGTGGATGTTTACTGCGTCGTCAGGAATGAAGAGAAG tTAGTCAGTAATGCAGTGGTTACTAGTATGGAAAGTGATGTCATGGAGATATGGAATGTGGCTCCCAACGGTAACCATCCTCAAGCATCCGTATCGGTGGCACTGGAGTGGATCAGAGATCAGCTGAGCTCCATGTTGCATGGCTTTAACCCCACCCACCAAACATACCTGGACAAATTGCTCAg tgaTTACTACATGGCCCGTTACCTTGAGGACCAAGAGAGTCATAACATAGAAAAGCAAGGCGAGGAAGAAGAGAAGTCTGAAACAACAACTGACACTGCAACCGCTTGTGCACCTGCTTCAAGCAAAGACATGAAGAAAGGAGATAAAG GTAAGAAAGGCAGTGCCACAGAGAAGCCGCTGCCTCCTCCTGAGAAACCGGAACCTATGTTGCCAGGGGCGATGGTAGTTGGTGCTCTGTCAATGGCAGCAGCCAAATCTGCAGCGAGCCTCGCAGCCATACCGCTCTATAAACACATCCTCACTCTCAGAGACCTACag GCtctaagagtgttcatgcccaTGCCGCTGGTATCAGTCTTAAGTTGTGGAAAAGCGTCAACTGGAAAGCTCAACCTGCTAGAGGAGGTCATCCTGCTGCCCACTGTACCATACAGAACCagagag ATCATTGACATGTGCCGTGACGTTCAGAGAGAGATAAGGAGAATAGCCGTTACTACAGCGGGGAAATCAGGG ccTGCATTAGAAGGTGTTTCAGAAGGTGGCGCTATTCAGCTTGGGCTCGAACGCGCAGAACAAGCGCTCGATCTGTTGACGGAGGCGTGCTCAAACCTGGGCCTGCCGATGGGCACAGAGCTCCGGCTGGTGATAAACTGCGCTGCTCATAGACTCGTCGACTAT TCCAGAGGAAAATACGAGGTGATGGCGGGGACTATGAAGTCTCCGGATGAGCTGGTGGACATGTTTGTGGGATTGATTAATAAATATCCAGCCATCGGGGCCCTTATCGACCCGTTCAGGAAAGAG GATGTGGAACAGTGGCAGCAGCTGAACTCTCTTATTGGACAGTCTTGCTGCCTAATTGCAGATGCAGCATACAGGCCCTGCCCTCGCTGGAAGGAGGCAAAGCCCCTCCCCCCAGGGGTCACGTGGATCACTCTTAGGCACAGAAGTGACATGACCCTCACTGACCTCCTCCATGCCGTCACAGAGCGAACAG aagGGGAGACCATTCTAGCAGTGAGCAATGAGGAGATTGGTGATGACTCCACGATAGATGTG gctgtaGGCACGGGTGTATCATTCATTAAGCTGGGTGGGCCGACTGGAGGGTGGAGGATGAACAAGTACAACCGTTTGCACAGGATAGAGCAGGAGCTGGAAGAACAAGGCATTCTGG GTCTCTCGGCAGCCTCCCGGGTAAGTTTTTGTCCCgtccttttgtacattttggagggacgtcctgttcttggtgatgtcgctgtggtgctccattttctccacttgttgatgatggcctttctggtgttccatg AAAATCCCACCGatacagctggtctttatttggggttaatcagaataatttcctTAATGAGAGCTGTATGGCAAtttcattctgaacactgccacatccccaattataaaatgGCGTGGACACGTATACAACctggttattgtaacttttttgaattttttcctattttccacttaatttttatacgttgtaatttcacactgagggtggaaaaggttctgacatga
- the eno4 gene encoding enolase 4 isoform X6, translated as MSKTLPCMSLDWGRKPEYPEETPIARGEHANSTHTEQRWESKPRPWRCEANVLTTKPPCALRAPSHNLEMPISLQCMSLDWGRKPEYPEANYFSSFSHTPVISAVVGREVYDGRGEAALQVDVYCVVRNEEKLVSNAVVTSMESDVMEIWNVAPNGNHPQASVSVALEWIRDQLSSMLHGFNPTHQTYLDKLLSDYYMARYLEDQESHNIEKQGEEEEKSETTTDTATACAPASSKDMKKGDKGKKGSATEKPLPPPEKPEPMLPGAMVVGALSMAAAKSAASLAAIPLYKHILTLRDLQALRVFMPMPLVSVLSCGKASTGKLNLLEEVILLPTVPYRTRECVTLKAESTAIQRNKIIDMCRDVQREIRRIAVTTAGKSGPALEGVSEGGAIQLGLERAEQALDLLTEACSNLGLPMGTELRLVINCAAHRLVDYSRGKYEVMAGTMKSPDELVDMFVGLINKYPAIGALIDPFRKEDVEQWQQLNSLIGQSCCLIADAAYRPCPRWKEAKPLPPGVTWITLRHRSDMTLTDLLHAVTERTEGETILAVSNEEIGDDSTIDVAVGTGVSFIKLGGPTGGWRMNKYNRLHRIEQELEEQGILGLSAASRVSFCPVLLYILEGRPVLGDVAVVLHFLHLLMMAFLVFHENPTDTAGLYLGLIRIISLMRAVWQFHSEHCHIPNYKMAWTRIQPGYCNFFEFFPIFHLIFIRCNFTLRVEKVLT; from the exons ATGTCAAAGAcactaccgtgcatgtctttggactgggggaggaaaccggagtacccggaggaaacccccatagcacggggagaacatgcaaactccacacacacagagcaacggtgggaatcaaaaccccgaccctggaggtgtgaggcgaacgtgctaaccactaagccaccgtgcgccctcagGGCACCatcacacaatttggaaatgccaatcagcctacaatgcatgtctttggactgggggaggaaaccggagtacccggag gCAAACTACTTCTCCAGCTTCTCTCACACACCTGTGATTAGTGCAGTAGTGGGCAGAGAGGTGTATGATGGCAGGGGGGAAGCAGCATTGCAGGTGGATGTTTACTGCGTCGTCAGGAATGAAGAGAAG tTAGTCAGTAATGCAGTGGTTACTAGTATGGAAAGTGATGTCATGGAGATATGGAATGTGGCTCCCAACGGTAACCATCCTCAAGCATCCGTATCGGTGGCACTGGAGTGGATCAGAGATCAGCTGAGCTCCATGTTGCATGGCTTTAACCCCACCCACCAAACATACCTGGACAAATTGCTCAg tgaTTACTACATGGCCCGTTACCTTGAGGACCAAGAGAGTCATAACATAGAAAAGCAAGGCGAGGAAGAAGAGAAGTCTGAAACAACAACTGACACTGCAACCGCTTGTGCACCTGCTTCAAGCAAAGACATGAAGAAAGGAGATAAAG GTAAGAAAGGCAGTGCCACAGAGAAGCCGCTGCCTCCTCCTGAGAAACCGGAACCTATGTTGCCAGGGGCGATGGTAGTTGGTGCTCTGTCAATGGCAGCAGCCAAATCTGCAGCGAGCCTCGCAGCCATACCGCTCTATAAACACATCCTCACTCTCAGAGACCTACag GCtctaagagtgttcatgcccaTGCCGCTGGTATCAGTCTTAAGTTGTGGAAAAGCGTCAACTGGAAAGCTCAACCTGCTAGAGGAGGTCATCCTGCTGCCCACTGTACCATACAGAACCagagag TGTGTTACACTGAAAGCTGAAAGCACTGCAATCCAGAGAAATAAA ATCATTGACATGTGCCGTGACGTTCAGAGAGAGATAAGGAGAATAGCCGTTACTACAGCGGGGAAATCAGGG ccTGCATTAGAAGGTGTTTCAGAAGGTGGCGCTATTCAGCTTGGGCTCGAACGCGCAGAACAAGCGCTCGATCTGTTGACGGAGGCGTGCTCAAACCTGGGCCTGCCGATGGGCACAGAGCTCCGGCTGGTGATAAACTGCGCTGCTCATAGACTCGTCGACTAT TCCAGAGGAAAATACGAGGTGATGGCGGGGACTATGAAGTCTCCGGATGAGCTGGTGGACATGTTTGTGGGATTGATTAATAAATATCCAGCCATCGGGGCCCTTATCGACCCGTTCAGGAAAGAG GATGTGGAACAGTGGCAGCAGCTGAACTCTCTTATTGGACAGTCTTGCTGCCTAATTGCAGATGCAGCATACAGGCCCTGCCCTCGCTGGAAGGAGGCAAAGCCCCTCCCCCCAGGGGTCACGTGGATCACTCTTAGGCACAGAAGTGACATGACCCTCACTGACCTCCTCCATGCCGTCACAGAGCGAACAG aagGGGAGACCATTCTAGCAGTGAGCAATGAGGAGATTGGTGATGACTCCACGATAGATGTG gctgtaGGCACGGGTGTATCATTCATTAAGCTGGGTGGGCCGACTGGAGGGTGGAGGATGAACAAGTACAACCGTTTGCACAGGATAGAGCAGGAGCTGGAAGAACAAGGCATTCTGG GTCTCTCGGCAGCCTCCCGGGTAAGTTTTTGTCCCgtccttttgtacattttggagggacgtcctgttcttggtgatgtcgctgtggtgctccattttctccacttgttgatgatggcctttctggtgttccatg AAAATCCCACCGatacagctggtctttatttggggttaatcagaataatttcctTAATGAGAGCTGTATGGCAAtttcattctgaacactgccacatccccaattataaaatgGCGTGGACACGTATACAACctggttattgtaacttttttgaattttttcctattttccacttaatttttatacgttgtaatttcacactgagggtggaaaaggttctgacatga